One region of Armigeres subalbatus isolate Guangzhou_Male chromosome 3, GZ_Asu_2, whole genome shotgun sequence genomic DNA includes:
- the LOC134224904 gene encoding uncharacterized protein LOC134224904, producing MVLLAYLVACIAGQWLNMNPTYRIYSACDLFLSVVMMAPITVCALVTCRYCAIFSTVSRILDSMNRGLSREVSLFQCQQASANISAYKLTNNELKLSDHLEQLIIQYDKLYDVVAAIIEIYSPSILLLMALDFSQVTFELYLFYCYLSRASPSEDDFRMMIFSLCTAFLSIGEIYFVVEGTSRFSEKVLDATDEIHRIGVVCSDKRLAESIFHLYEILHRMHEKAIMYYCFALNKSFLTKIIAASCSYLILMMQTN from the exons ATGGTGCTCCTGGCGTACCTGGTGGCGTGCATCGCCGGTCAATGGTTGAACATGAATCCGACCTATCGGATTTACTCGGCGTGTGACTTGTTCCTGTCGGTGGTCATGATGGCACCAATCACCGTTTGTGCGTTGGTAACCTGCCGGTATTGTGCGATTTTTTCAACCGTCAGTCGCATTTTGGACAGCATGAACCGTGGCCTGTCCCGGGAGGTGAGCCTATTCCAATGCCAGCAAGCGAGCGCAAATATTAGCGCATATAAATTAACGAACAACGAACTCAAATTAAGCGATCATCTGGAGCAGTTGATTATTCAGTACGATAAGCTGTATGATGTAGTTGCGGCGataattgaaatttattcgCCGTCAATCTTGCTCCTGATGGCGTTGGACTTTAGCCAGGTGACGTTTGAG CTCTACTTGTTCTATTGCTACCTAAGCCGAGCATCGCCGAGTGAGGATGATTTTCGTATGATGATATTTTCGCTCTGTACGGCATTCTTAAGCATTGGCGAAATTTACTTTGTAGTTGAAGGAACGTCAAGATTTTCCGAGAAg GTATTGGATGCTACTGACGAAATACACCGAATTGGAGTTGTATGTTCAGACAAGAGATTAGCCGAAAGC ATTTTCCACCTGTACGAGATTCTCCACCGCATGCACGAGAAAGCTATAATGTATTATTGCTTTGCACTGAACAAATCGTTCCTAACAAAG ATTATCGCAGCCTCGTGCTCGTACCTGATTCTGATGATGCAGACCAACTGA